Sequence from the Phaeodactylum tricornutum CCAP 1055/1 chromosome 4, whole genome shotgun sequence genome:
ATCTACGTGATAGCAAGAACAACATTTGTTAGCATGGTTTAattttttttgaaacgaccgcTCATCAGAAACGTAATGTCGTACCTGAACCAGAATTTCGTCTTCACTCGGTAAAGGCAATTTAGGGATAGAATGTGATGCATCTACGTCCATGAGATTTACACTGGTGGCCACTGACGACTCGGAGGAGGATTCCCCGCGGGATCGTTTCGTCAAACGAACCGAGCCTGAGAAGACTGTATCAGCCTTTCGAGGAATTCCTAAAACAGTGACTCGAGCATTTGCAAGATTCCAGTCCTCACTCTTCATGCTAATGAAATTGTCCAGCTAATTTGTAAAAGGGTCTTGTGCCGATACGCTGCCCGCGGCTCAATGGATGTCACTCTTCGGGTGGGTACGGCGAAGTGGTGAAAACCATTTCTGCGATTCCCGAATGCGTGAGATATGTTTGGAATGCGATACTACCAAGTATACCGCTCTCACTTTCAGTTCCAGATTGACTATTTGTAAAATCAAGCGAAGAATAAATAACGCGTTGCGACATTTGAAGTCATTTTAACGTTTTGCGACCACGCATTTATACTACATCAATAAACGGGACATTATAATAAAGGTCGAATCTGTGTCGCGTAAAACCTTTATCATAGGTGTTACTTTTTGATCGCCGACTATGAGACCATAATGAATGTCGGGCGAAGGTAAGTGGAAAGCCCTCATTAGCCTCATTGGACTTGTAATTGCACCTCGTCATTTGAAATATTCCGCACTTCTGAGATACGAGAAAGGCGGTGTCGCAACGAGCTCCACTTCAAGCCACATAGAAACGGAACACGGAAATCTACATACTTCGCGGAAATCCTTTATGAATGAAAGCACTGCCGTCTCAGCTAGCCAGAGAGACGCGGAGCTTGACCCCAGCACTCCGGAGAGAGGAATGACGCCGTTTCTAAAGAACGGCAACCCTCCAAACCGACGCTTTTTAAATTACGTTGGATTGTCACGGTGCTCCAAGCGTTCACTGAAGCCAGTACTTCGATACACAGGCGAATCCAGGTACGGCTAGGCTTTTCTCTGCCCGGAGCCCTCGCGTGGTTTCCGTTGGAGGCGCCGACGAGCTGTCGGTCCAAAAACATTCCGGATGGGATCGAAACGGATTGGTGATGTCCCGTAAAATAGAAATGGATATGTCGGCTCGACCAACAAGCCATGAGTGTTGGCTGATACAAAATATTTTGCATGTGTGGCACGTGTTTGCCTGGGACATGAGTAACGCTCATCTGAGCGGACAGCGATTGAAAAGGCTCTTTGACACTGTAGATTATTGATTTGTACATCTGTAGCACAAATGTCTACGGTACGCCAGCCTTGACTTTTTTGACAAAGGAAGCCAGTCGAGACATGAGATCGTCGACACCTTCACGTTCCCTCGCACTCATCCAC
This genomic interval carries:
- a CDS encoding predicted protein, whose protein sequence is MKSEDWNLANARVTVLGIPRKADTVFSGSVRLTKRSRGESSSESSVATSVNLMDVDASHSIPKLPLPSEDEILVQMIERSGASSYSEIVNFCRSAGIPLSRMFRLDLMRKSSPA